AAGGAGGAGCGTCATTACGATTTTGAGGATATCACCCGTGACATTATCGAAGTGCTCGACTCGCTCAATATCCGTAAAGCCCACTTCATCGGTATCTCGCTTGGCACCATTCTTATCCGCAATCTCAGTGAAATCGCTCCGGAGCGCGTAACCTCAATGGTTTTGGGTGGAGCGATTCTCCGGCTCAATATCCGGGCGAGGGTACTTGTTGCCCTCGGCAATATGTTCAAGCGGGTTGTGCCCTATATGTGGCTCTATCGTTTTTTTGCATGGATCATCATGCCGAGCCCGCGTCATAAAAAGTCGCGCCTGCTCTTTGTCAATGAGGCCAAAAAGGTGGCGCAGAAAGAGTTCATGCGCTGGTTCAGGCTGACCAATGAAATATCGCCGCTCCTGAAATATTTTGAGGAGAAGGATACCGGAATTCCGACGCTCTACCTGATGGGCGATGAGGATCACATGTTTCTGCCCGCTGTACGCTACATCATTACGCGGCACACCAATTCATGGCTTGAGGTGATCGGCAATTCCGGTCATGTCTGCAATGTCGATCAGCCGGCCGAGTTCAACAGCCGGGCGATACTGTTTTTGAAAAAAATATCTGCGGGTATTCTGCCTGAGCCGGCGGTGCTTCGATGTGCCTCCTCCTGAAGGAGCTATACTGCCGGTTTGTTGAAGTGGTTCATGGCATGATTGATACCGTTCACGGCGAAATCAAGCGCGGCATCCCGGCATACCGGAAGTACACCCGCCATAACCGATCGCTCCTCTTCACTGAATTTTCCAAGCACGAACGACGAAAAAGAGCCCAGAGGCTGATCCTGAGGTTTGATACCTATTCGCAGACGTGCAAACTCATCACTTCCAAGAGATTCGATAATATGTTTCAGGCCATTCTGTCCACCCGCTGATCCTTTGGATCGAAGGCGTATTGATCCTGACGGAAGATTCAGATCATCACAGATCACCAGGATATCGCTCGCTGCGATTTTATAGAAATTCATGGCAGCTACAACCGCGTGGCCGGAGAGATTCATGTAGGTCATCGGTTTGATAAGGATGACCTGCTCTTTTTCATGCCGGATTTTAGCCGCAAGGTATTTGCCTTTACCGGCACTGAATCCTTCCTGAAAAAAATCAGCGATTTTTTCCACAGCTTCAAAGCCGATATTATGGCGGGTTCCTGTGTAGCGGGATTCAGGGTTTCCAAGACCGGCAACAAGTTTCATGGCGAAGAAGCGTAAATCGGTAAGTGATTTTGGTTTACAATTGGACTGTATGCCAATTGCCGACGGAATGAATATAAGAGAGGCCGGGCAGAATCTGTAATAACCAATCATTTTTTGAGCCGGAAACAGAGAGAATTCGGGAAGATCAAAAATAGCGGGGAAGAGCTAAGAAGTTCTGCGAAAAGGTATTGAGATTCATGAAAAAAGTTGCAATTTACGGAGTCCTGTTCTCGACAGGGATATTGCGCGATGGTGATTTTGCTGAGCTACATTCTTTTTTTGAATCAAGAATAACAGTAAAAAAGTTGCAATGAAAAAACCTTTGAATGTTACATGGTTGGCCAGAGCCGGTTCGGTTCTGGGAGGACTCGGGCTTCTGCTGCAGTCGCAGGTTGCGCATGCCAGCGAGGCCGATCTGGTACTGCCGGATCTACACTCGGTCTCATTTCTTGGCGGGATTCCCGGCGACACGCTTTTGTTGTGGGGGCTTGCCATCTGCCTGTTCGGGATGCTCTTTGGTGTAGTACAGTATATGGGCATCCGCAATCTGCCTGTTCACAGTGCCATGAAGGAGATCAGTGAGCTGATCTATGCTACCTGCAAAACCTATTTGATCACACAGGGCAAGTTTATTCTTGTTCTCTGGGTTCTCATCGGAGCAATTATTGTTGCTTACTTCGGCTGGCTTCGTAATCTGGAAACCATAAAGGTTCTTTCCATTCTTGCGGCGAGTCTTATCGGTATCCTCGGAAGCTATACGGTTGCCTGGTTCGGCATGAGGATCAATACCTTTGCCAACTCAAGAACCGCATTTGCAAGTCTTGGCGGAAAACCCTTTCCGACCTATGCCATTCCGCTCAGAGCCGGCATGAGTATCGGTATGCTGCTTATCAGCATCGAGCTTTTCGTCATGCTCTGCATTCTGCTTTTTGTGCCCAATGATTTTGCCGGACCCTGCTTTATCGGCTTTGCCATCGGTGAGTCTCTCGGTGCTTCGGTGCTGCGTATTGCCGGCGGTATCTTTACCAAGATTGCCGACATCGGTTCCGACCTTATGAAGATTGTTTTCAAGATCAAGGAGGATGATGCCCGTAACCCCGGCGTTATTGCTGACTGTGCCGGTGACAATGCCGGTGACTCGGTCGGCCCTACAGCTGACGGTTTTGAAACCTACGGTGTTACCGGTGTTGCCCTGATCTCCTTCATCCTGCTCGCTATCAAGGCTCCTGAAATCCAGATCATGCTGCTTGTATGGATTTTTGCCATGCGCCTTGTCATGATTCTGGCCAGCGCAGTATCCTACTGGGTCAATGCTGCCTATGCAAAGATGAAGTACAGCAATGCTGACGAGATGAACTTCGAGAAACCGCTCATCACGCTTGTCTGGCTTACCTCTATTGTCTCGATCATTCTTACCTACATTGCATCCTATTATCTGATCCGCACGCTTGGTGACGGTACCATGTGGTGGAAGCTTGCTTCGATTATCACCTGCGGAACAATTGCCGGTGCTCTTATTCCTGAACTGGTCAACCGCTTTACCTCAACCGAGTGTGCCCATGTACGCAACGTGGTGCAGTGCACCAAAGAGGGTGGAGCCGCTTTAAATATTCTTTCCGGTCTTGTTGCCGGTAACTTCAGTGCCTACTGGATGGGTCTTGCCATTGTGGGTCTTATGGCAGGC
This DNA window, taken from Candidatus Chlorobium masyuteum, encodes the following:
- the pth gene encoding aminoacyl-tRNA hydrolase, translated to MKLVAGLGNPESRYTGTRHNIGFEAVEKIADFFQEGFSAGKGKYLAAKIRHEKEQVILIKPMTYMNLSGHAVVAAMNFYKIAASDILVICDDLNLPSGSIRLRSKGSAGGQNGLKHIIESLGSDEFARLRIGIKPQDQPLGSFSSFVLGKFSEEERSVMAGVLPVCRDAALDFAVNGINHAMNHFNKPAV
- a CDS encoding sodium-translocating pyrophosphatase; this encodes MKKPLNVTWLARAGSVLGGLGLLLQSQVAHASEADLVLPDLHSVSFLGGIPGDTLLLWGLAICLFGMLFGVVQYMGIRNLPVHSAMKEISELIYATCKTYLITQGKFILVLWVLIGAIIVAYFGWLRNLETIKVLSILAASLIGILGSYTVAWFGMRINTFANSRTAFASLGGKPFPTYAIPLRAGMSIGMLLISIELFVMLCILLFVPNDFAGPCFIGFAIGESLGASVLRIAGGIFTKIADIGSDLMKIVFKIKEDDARNPGVIADCAGDNAGDSVGPTADGFETYGVTGVALISFILLAIKAPEIQIMLLVWIFAMRLVMILASAVSYWVNAAYAKMKYSNADEMNFEKPLITLVWLTSIVSIILTYIASYYLIRTLGDGTMWWKLASIITCGTIAGALIPELVNRFTSTECAHVRNVVQCTKEGGAALNILSGLVAGNFSAYWMGLAIVGLMAGAYGLSTLGLTTLGLTPELIAAQGILTVGLDKVIMLAPSVFAFGLVAFGFLSMGPVTIAVDSYGPVTDNAQSVYELSLIENVSAKEIESEFGFQPDFTNAKRYLEANDGAGNTFKATAKPVLIGTAVVGSTTMIFSIIMILTNGLADVSSIAKLSILSPPFLLGLMMGGAVIYWFTGASINAVTTGAYYAVEFIKQNIKLDSGAEKASIEDSKKVVEICTKFAQKGMLNIFLTVFFTTLAFACLDSFFFIGYLISIALFGLYQAIFMANAGGAWDNAKKLVETELNAKGTELHDASIVGDTVGDPFKDTSSVALNPIIKFTTLFGLLAIELAIELPPQLALTLSAIFFALSLVYVHRSFFSMRIKVDEH
- a CDS encoding alpha/beta fold hydrolase is translated as MLHYKTYELDDPDASWVVFVHGAGGSSSIWFLQIKEFIRYFNVLLVDLRGHGRSKGMLPHKEERHYDFEDITRDIIEVLDSLNIRKAHFIGISLGTILIRNLSEIAPERVTSMVLGGAILRLNIRARVLVALGNMFKRVVPYMWLYRFFAWIIMPSPRHKKSRLLFVNEAKKVAQKEFMRWFRLTNEISPLLKYFEEKDTGIPTLYLMGDEDHMFLPAVRYIITRHTNSWLEVIGNSGHVCNVDQPAEFNSRAILFLKKISAGILPEPAVLRCASS